The Streptomyces sp. ICC1 DNA window GCGTACGCGGCTTCGAACACGGCCCGCACCTGGTCCTGCGAGGGGATCGCGGAGGTTCCCGCGACCGGGCGCAGCCGGGCCGAGCAGGTGGCGAGGATGCCCCGGGGCATGGGCGCCAGCACCGGGGTGAAGGACACCGTCACGTGCTCGCCGGCCGTCAGGGACAGGTTCTGGGCGATCTCCGGGGTGTGCCGGTGGCCGCCGCCGACTCCGTACGGGCTCATGGAGCCCATCACTTCGGTGCCGAGGAGGTGGGTCTTGAGCGAGCGCCCGGCTCCGGAGGTTCCGCTGGCGGCGACGATGACGGCCTCGGGCTCGACCAGACGTGCCGCGTAGGCGGGGAACAGCGCCAGGGTGACGGCCGTGGGATAGCAGCCGGGAACGGCGATCCGGGTGGCGCCCCGCAACCCGTCCCGGGCGCCGGGCAGTTCGGGCAGGCCGTAGGGCCAGGTCCCGGCGTGGGCGGAGCCGTAGAACCGCTCCCAGGCGGCCGGGTCCCGCAGCCGGAAGTCGGCGCCGCAGTCCACGATCAGCGTGCCGGACTCCAACGCTGCGGCCAGGGCGGCCGATTGACCGTGGGGCAGGGCGAGGAACACCACGTCGTGGCCGCGCAGGGAGTCGGCCGAGGTGTCCAGGAGGATCCGGTCGGCGAGCTCCGGCAGCTGCGGCTGCACGGATCCCAGCGGACGCCCCGCGCTGGTGTGCGCGGTCAGCGCGCCGATCTCCACGCCGGGATGCGACGTCAGCAGGCGGAGCAGTTCCCCGCCCGCGTAGCCGCTGGCACCGGCCACCGCGACCCGTACGGTCATGTCGTTGCGCTCTCTCTCTGTTCGTGGGGGTGCCGCCGGCACGGGCCGGGCCCGGGGTGCGGCCGCCGGCGGGACGCGCTCACGCGTCCTTGCGCACATCTCGCGCCCCCCTGCTGAGCAGCAGGTCGCGCAGCAGGGTCTGGGTCGTGCACACGACCGCGCTGCGGGCGGCCCAGCGCAGGGCCATCGTGTGCTCCTCGGCGGAGAAGTCGGCCACCGCGTCGGCCACCACGAAGGGCTGGATGTCGTTCATGAAGGCGTCCGCCGCGGTCAGGAGGACGCCGAGGTGGGCGTGGACCCCGCAGACGATGAGCTGGTCGCGCCCTTCCGAGCGCAGCAGGCTCCCCAAGTGGGTGCGGAGGAAGGCGTTGTGGCGCACGTTGGCCAGGACGTGCTCGCCCGGCCGCGGGGTGAGGGGCGGGATGATCGCGGCGTCCGTCCCGTCGCCTATGCCCGGCCCCCAGATGTCCGCGGCGAGACCGCGCCGGCCCGGCGGCTGGGCGGCCGGCTCGGCCGTGAAGACGACCGGCATGCCGAGGGCGGCGGCGAGGGCGCGAAGGGCCTCGATGTTCTCCACCAGTTCCACGACCGGGGACCGGTCCGTGGGGAGGTCCCCCACGAAGTGGTTCTGCATGTCGTGGACGAGCAGTGCGGCGCGGCCGGGGTCGATGGCCCAGGTCGCGCGGGCGCGGGGCAGGGCGGAGCGGTCGGGCATGGGATAGGAGCCGATGGCCGGCAGGCCCATGACGATCCCCTCCCCCCGATGCCGCGTGCGCGCGGGCCCCACACGAGGCCGCCGTTCACTTAGCTTAGCCTAACCTAATTTCTCCTGACCCTGCTTCCACTGCCTGCCGTGACGCCCAGACCGGGGCGGCCTCC harbors:
- the argC gene encoding N-acetyl-gamma-glutamyl-phosphate reductase: MTVRVAVAGASGYAGGELLRLLTSHPGVEIGALTAHTSAGRPLGSVQPQLPELADRILLDTSADSLRGHDVVFLALPHGQSAALAAALESGTLIVDCGADFRLRDPAAWERFYGSAHAGTWPYGLPELPGARDGLRGATRIAVPGCYPTAVTLALFPAYAARLVEPEAVIVAASGTSGAGRSLKTHLLGTEVMGSMSPYGVGGGHRHTPEIAQNLSLTAGEHVTVSFTPVLAPMPRGILATCSARLRPVAGTSAIPSQDQVRAVFEAAYADEPFVRLLPPGQWPTTAAVLGSNTTQVQIAVDPDARRLICVSAIDNLTKGTAGGAVQSMNIALGLPERLGLPTNGVAP
- a CDS encoding isochorismatase family protein, whose translation is MGLPAIGSYPMPDRSALPRARATWAIDPGRAALLVHDMQNHFVGDLPTDRSPVVELVENIEALRALAAALGMPVVFTAEPAAQPPGRRGLAADIWGPGIGDGTDAAIIPPLTPRPGEHVLANVRHNAFLRTHLGSLLRSEGRDQLIVCGVHAHLGVLLTAADAFMNDIQPFVVADAVADFSAEEHTMALRWAARSAVVCTTQTLLRDLLLSRGARDVRKDA